ACTACCGATCCACGGTCGCCTTCGAGACCGAGGCGGGTGCGGCCGGCCTGCTCCCCGTTCCGTCCGCGGCGGACGACGACGGCGGGGCCGCCGTCGTCGGGATCCCCGCGGTGGAGGATGACGCGGCGCGGCTTGCCGGAGACGACGTCGCCCGGCTCACCGAGCGCTATCTGCTGGCGCTGAAAGCGAGTCGCCAGCAGGAGGCCGACCGGGGCCTGACCCTCGTAGGACCACACCGCGAGGAGTGGGAACTGCTCCTGGGACAGGCGCCCGCGAAGGGCTTCGCCTCGCACGGCGAGACCTGGTCGTTCGCGCTGTCCCTGCGCCTCGCCGCGTACTACGCCCTGCTGGAGGACGATCTTTCCGGGACCCAGGCGCCCATCCTGATCCTCGATGACGTCTTCGCGGAGCTCGACGCCCAGCGGAGGGCCCGCCTCGCGACCATCGTGGCCACCGCCGAACAGGTGCTGGTCACGGCCGCAGTGGACAGCGATGTCCCGCCGGAACTGTCGGGTTCCCGGGTCCGCGTCCTGCCGGGCGCCATCCTTCCGGGAGAGCCCGATGGTGCGTGAGCCCGATTCCGGAAGGCCCGAACAGGAGGGCACGCCCGAACAGGTAGGCCCGGACGCCGCGCGTGACGCACTGCGCAGAGCTCGCCGTGCCGCGGAACTGCGGGGCGAGATCCGGAGCAAGTCCGCAGCGGGATCACTCGAGGGCCCCCGCGTCCCGAAGAAAAAGGCGCGGCCGTCCCGGGAATTCGGCGTCGGCCGTGATCCCCAAGGAGTCGGCTCGATCATGGGGCGCCTGGTGGTGGACCGTGGCTGGAGCTCGCCGGTCGCTGTGGGATCGGTGGTCAGTCAGTGGCCGTCCTTCGTGGGGCCGGAGGTC
Above is a window of Arthrobacter sp. Y-9 DNA encoding:
- a CDS encoding DciA family protein, which codes for MVREPDSGRPEQEGTPEQVGPDAARDALRRARRAAELRGEIRSKSAAGSLEGPRVPKKKARPSREFGVGRDPQGVGSIMGRLVVDRGWSSPVAVGSVVSQWPSFVGPEVAAHCQATGFAGTTLTVRCDSTAWAANMRLLRPSLLEKFRTEVGPGIVTVIEIHGPNAPSWKKGRRSVPGRGPRDTYG